One window of Rhodothermales bacterium genomic DNA carries:
- a CDS encoding thiol-activated cytolysin family protein, whose protein sequence is MKRRLFIPAGMLFLFFVAACDSGAGPDDQVDGVADYMSSLPSWTSFSPRLSSQAPTATAEPTTEPDVMLDVEVVNDDGTIEILPDVAYSCQTQPFTLTDNPQQIALYSPDVDLLWPGALIQGKSHRDGLGSLLGLPIAERTPIEVSIPSLANDDNFRTVDTPSQAEVAQAIGSMIGNATASGLSTPSTITFTQEVYHSESQFALSVGLSGHYLGFEASAKGSVKNNASKTTITAQFYQKMFEVVVAPPQSPDAFFSSDFSADRLQQQVDLGRIGPDNLPVYVSNVVYGRMMMFSMTSTASESEMRATLRAAYEGIGGGGAVNLSAKQKSILEQSEIRVTSLGGNAEATLAVIRSGNWADYFTDNAPLSSASPLSYTFRNLGDGSIASVSETTEYNVKTCEARAATPGTFNFLDKQSLSLPIGAPAITMMADVDGDGDQDIVWNHVSASTNETVVAFSNGDGTFSMGAPTSHSAQPANGWSQYKVKVGDFNNDGRDDLAWGRVLTTNTTYIGLSNGDGTFQEMPMFTRASSSWGQDYQFGVGDVDGKNGDDLVWNHPVGTNRTYVTFSNGDGTFGVDNFEEITNRWQDHPATAWTGDETWTMGDFNGDGRDDLIWYTKGFSVHHVYFAESVSDVPGQIFSFRGRFQRSISGWQNYDVVVGNIDGVAGVDLVWMNSIAGSNPIHRDLTTGGTPALVEGPLQNAQENEGPFVLRLLDVNGDGRKDLLMNTMGTVNRSFIGLGTASGSFDLGRVSQDHPAFDDWSQFTILVGDINDDGREDVIYNNADASNDIYVGLAKE, encoded by the coding sequence ATGAAACGCCGACTGTTCATCCCGGCAGGGATGCTCTTTTTATTTTTCGTTGCCGCCTGCGACAGCGGCGCCGGCCCCGACGACCAGGTCGACGGCGTCGCCGATTACATGAGCAGCCTCCCCTCGTGGACGTCCTTCAGCCCCCGCCTTTCCTCACAGGCACCCACCGCCACCGCCGAACCGACGACCGAACCCGATGTCATGCTCGACGTCGAGGTCGTGAACGACGACGGCACCATCGAGATTCTGCCCGACGTGGCGTACTCCTGCCAGACGCAGCCCTTCACGCTCACCGACAACCCGCAGCAGATCGCGCTCTACAGCCCGGACGTCGACCTCCTCTGGCCGGGCGCTCTGATTCAGGGCAAGAGCCACCGCGACGGGCTGGGCAGCCTGCTCGGCCTCCCCATCGCCGAACGCACGCCCATCGAGGTATCCATCCCGAGCCTGGCCAACGACGACAATTTCCGGACGGTCGACACCCCGAGCCAGGCCGAAGTCGCCCAGGCCATCGGATCGATGATCGGCAACGCGACGGCGTCGGGTCTTTCCACGCCGAGCACGATCACCTTCACGCAGGAAGTCTATCACTCCGAGAGCCAGTTCGCGCTCTCCGTTGGCCTGTCCGGGCACTACCTGGGTTTCGAGGCCTCCGCGAAAGGGTCGGTGAAAAACAACGCGTCGAAAACAACCATCACGGCGCAATTCTACCAGAAGATGTTCGAGGTCGTCGTGGCGCCGCCGCAGTCGCCGGACGCCTTTTTCAGCAGCGACTTCTCGGCCGACAGGCTCCAGCAGCAGGTCGACCTCGGCCGCATCGGGCCGGACAACCTGCCCGTGTATGTGTCCAACGTCGTGTATGGCCGCATGATGATGTTCTCGATGACCTCGACCGCGAGCGAATCCGAGATGCGCGCCACCCTGCGGGCGGCGTACGAAGGCATCGGCGGCGGCGGTGCGGTGAACCTGAGCGCCAAGCAGAAGTCGATCCTGGAGCAGTCCGAGATCCGCGTCACCTCGCTCGGCGGCAACGCCGAGGCCACGCTGGCCGTCATCCGATCCGGCAACTGGGCCGATTATTTCACCGACAACGCGCCGCTTTCCAGCGCGTCGCCGCTGTCGTACACGTTCCGCAACCTGGGCGACGGATCGATTGCGTCGGTGAGCGAGACGACCGAATACAACGTCAAGACCTGCGAGGCGCGCGCCGCCACGCCGGGCACGTTCAACTTCCTCGACAAGCAGTCGCTCTCGCTGCCGATCGGCGCGCCGGCGATCACCATGATGGCCGACGTCGACGGCGATGGCGACCAGGACATCGTGTGGAACCACGTCAGCGCCAGCACGAACGAGACCGTCGTCGCCTTCTCGAACGGCGACGGCACGTTCTCGATGGGCGCGCCCACGAGCCACTCCGCCCAGCCGGCGAACGGCTGGAGCCAGTACAAGGTGAAGGTGGGCGACTTCAACAACGACGGCCGCGACGACCTCGCCTGGGGCCGCGTGCTCACGACGAACACCACGTATATCGGACTGTCCAACGGCGACGGCACCTTCCAGGAAATGCCCATGTTCACCCGCGCCTCCTCGTCCTGGGGACAGGACTACCAGTTTGGCGTCGGCGATGTGGACGGCAAAAACGGCGACGACCTCGTGTGGAACCACCCGGTGGGCACCAACCGCACCTACGTGACCTTTTCGAACGGCGACGGCACCTTCGGTGTCGATAACTTCGAGGAGATCACCAATAGGTGGCAGGATCATCCGGCGACGGCATGGACGGGTGATGAGACCTGGACGATGGGCGATTTTAATGGCGACGGGCGCGACGACCTGATCTGGTACACGAAGGGATTCAGCGTGCATCACGTCTATTTCGCCGAATCCGTCAGCGACGTCCCGGGACAGATCTTTTCGTTCCGAGGCCGCTTCCAGCGCAGCATCTCGGGCTGGCAGAACTACGATGTCGTCGTCGGCAACATCGACGGGGTGGCCGGCGTCGACCTGGTCTGGATGAATTCGATCGCGGGATCGAATCCGATCCACCGGGATCTGACGACCGGCGGCACGCCGGCGCTCGTCGAGGGCCCGCTCCAGAATGCCCAGGAAAACGAGGGACCCTTCGTGCTGCGCCTCCTCGATGTCAACGGCGACGGCCGCAAGGATCTGCTGATGAACACGATGGGCACGGTCAACCGGAGCTTCATCGGCCTCGGTACGGCCTCCGGCAGCTTCGACCTCGGCCGCGTCTCGCAGGATCACCCGGCCTTCGATGACTGGAGCCAGTTTACCATCCTCGTCGGCGACATCAACGACGACGGCCGAGAAGACGTGATATACAACAATGCCGACGCCTCGAACGACATCTATGTCGGACTGGCGAAGGAATGA
- a CDS encoding phosphoglucomutase/phosphomannomutase family protein, whose protein sequence is MATKKIKFGTDGWRAVIGDDYTYENLEKVARATAQWLLKNYGPTPKVVIGHDTRFQGRAFTEHVASVLGSKGIKVLFASTFTTTPSISWGAQAYACSAGIVITASHNPPEYNGFKIKASFGGPASPEMIDEVEKELDQLQPYEKKAFKDLVANGTIELHDVATDYLNMLRSKLDIDAIKKSGLKIAHDAMYGAGQGVVAELLGADRVVQLHNDFNPGFHGQAPEPIEKNLTELAATVVREQCAAGLANDGDADRIGMYDEKGQFVNSHQMLALLIKYLHEVRGLNGDIVKTFSTTSMLQKMGDKYGLKVHTTPIGFKYIGPIIVEGDVLVGGEESGGMAVKGHIPERDGIYIGLLTVEMMVKRGKKLSELVQELFDEFGPHETYRIDVHTTNKKKEAILERLKAGGLTTIHGENVTRLDTLDGYKHMTTNGWLLVRPSGTEPVLRVYSEAPTLEAARGLVEDAAKQLGVA, encoded by the coding sequence ATGGCAACCAAAAAGATCAAGTTTGGCACCGACGGTTGGCGGGCGGTCATCGGCGATGATTACACCTACGAAAATCTCGAAAAAGTAGCCCGCGCCACCGCGCAATGGCTGCTGAAGAACTACGGTCCGACGCCGAAGGTGGTGATCGGCCACGACACCCGCTTCCAGGGTCGCGCCTTTACCGAACACGTCGCCTCGGTCCTCGGCTCCAAGGGCATCAAGGTGCTTTTCGCGAGCACCTTCACCACGACGCCGTCGATCAGCTGGGGCGCGCAGGCCTATGCGTGCAGCGCCGGCATCGTGATCACGGCGAGCCACAATCCGCCTGAATACAACGGATTCAAGATCAAGGCGAGCTTCGGCGGGCCGGCCTCGCCCGAGATGATCGACGAGGTGGAGAAAGAACTCGACCAGCTCCAGCCCTACGAAAAGAAGGCGTTCAAGGACCTGGTCGCCAACGGCACGATCGAGCTGCACGACGTGGCGACCGATTACCTGAACATGCTCCGGAGCAAACTCGACATCGACGCCATCAAAAAGTCGGGCCTGAAGATCGCGCATGACGCGATGTACGGCGCCGGCCAGGGCGTCGTCGCCGAACTCCTCGGCGCCGACCGGGTGGTGCAGCTCCACAACGACTTCAACCCCGGCTTCCACGGCCAGGCGCCCGAGCCGATCGAGAAAAACCTGACGGAACTCGCCGCAACGGTCGTCCGCGAGCAGTGCGCGGCCGGCCTGGCGAACGACGGGGATGCGGACCGCATCGGGATGTACGACGAAAAAGGGCAGTTCGTCAATTCGCACCAGATGCTGGCGCTGCTCATCAAGTACCTGCACGAAGTGCGCGGCCTGAACGGGGACATCGTGAAGACGTTCTCGACCACGTCCATGCTGCAGAAGATGGGCGACAAATACGGCCTGAAGGTTCATACGACGCCGATCGGCTTCAAATACATCGGCCCGATCATTGTAGAGGGCGACGTGCTCGTCGGCGGCGAAGAATCCGGCGGGATGGCCGTCAAGGGCCACATCCCCGAGCGCGACGGCATCTACATCGGCCTGCTCACGGTCGAGATGATGGTGAAGCGCGGCAAAAAACTGTCGGAACTCGTCCAGGAATTGTTCGACGAATTCGGCCCGCACGAGACGTACCGGATCGACGTACACACCACGAACAAAAAGAAAGAAGCCATCCTGGAACGCCTGAAGGCCGGCGGCCTGACAACGATCCATGGCGAAAACGTGACCCGGCTGGATACGCTGGACGGGTACAAACACATGACCACGAACGGCTGGCTGCTGGTGCGCCCCTCCGGCACGGAGCCCGTACTGCGCGTCTATTCGGAAGCGCCTACCCTGGAGGCCGCCAGAGGCCTCGTGGAGGACGCGGCGAAGCAGCTCGGGGTAGCCTGA
- the secA gene encoding preprotein translocase subunit SecA has protein sequence MIKLIQKLFGGDSNERELKKVWPLVAEINTWYERFKTLSDEEIKAKTGEFKARIKEAVADIETRRDEIRHELRTGMSEESVSGDGQPAELSMEESTRLAEELDALDQQWLDTVEDVLDDLLPEAFAVVKSTCERMRGQTWQAGGSTVVWDIVPYDVQLIGGIILHQGRVAEMKTGEGKTLVAVAPVYLNALAGRGVHLVTVNPYLAQRDEEWMGPIFHFLGLTTDVIDRHEPHTDARRKAYLADITYGTNNEYGFDYLRDHSFVTDADSLVQREHFFAIVDEVDSVLIDEARTPLIISGPVPQSNDTRFDELKPSVDQLVRAQQKVVAGFVADAERLLAERDKAHAAGDNKKANEAETEAGLALLRASRGFRKNNRLVKLLNEPGVEQLRQKTEFFYLQENAKNMPFVDEELYYALDEKQHAIEMTEKGRQYIAKAANQDINLFVLPDIGEEIALMEKANAEQVRALEEEIRNQDQLSEEKREHKLQNDLRVINNELVEKKRTLYTTYSERAERLHAIEQLLRAYTLFEKDVNYIVQEDKVMIVDEHTGRVLSGRRYSDGLHQAIEAKENVKVQAATQTYATITLQNYFRMYHKLSGMTGTAITEAEEFFKIYKIDVVVIPTNRPVIRKDLDDLVFKTRREKFNAVIEKIAEYHEKGQPVLVGTTTVEVSETLSRMLSRSKIKHNVLNARRDRALQEALIVAEAGERGAVTIATNMAGRGTDIKLAAGVRELGGLAIIGTERHESRRIDLQLRGRSGRQGDPGESQFYVSLEDNLMSLFKSDRVARVMDRLNLEEGAVITHPWVNKSIERAQKKVEQNNFGIRKRQLEYDDVLNSQRQVVYTRRINAIHGDFMRGDIMEMLDKLVRDIVSARYPEGDLAGLRDELLRVLALDFDINQETFAKLGEDGVIDKVMEAATEYYNRKREVLARPFAESMQRLMESDAEQKPERIFVDFTDGRRVVRVTVRVSDAVESQGQAINNALERVALLVFIDEHWTEHLRGLDEVKEGIGLRAYGQRDPLVEYKIEAFRLFAEMMDVINQEVVSFVFRSGPLVNNAAAPRRATRPAQQRLDPRRAQSSQPNTSPSYGIGGNEGNTAAERDPTAGPQSATSGDKVGRNDPCPCGSGKKYKHCHGK, from the coding sequence ATGATCAAGTTAATCCAGAAGCTTTTCGGCGGCGATTCGAACGAGCGCGAACTCAAAAAGGTGTGGCCGCTCGTAGCCGAGATCAACACGTGGTACGAGCGCTTCAAGACGCTCAGCGACGAGGAGATCAAAGCCAAGACCGGCGAATTCAAGGCGCGCATCAAGGAAGCGGTGGCCGACATCGAGACGCGGCGCGACGAGATCCGGCACGAACTGCGCACCGGCATGTCGGAAGAGTCCGTCAGCGGCGACGGCCAGCCGGCCGAGCTGTCGATGGAGGAAAGCACGCGCCTCGCCGAAGAGCTCGACGCGCTCGATCAGCAATGGCTGGACACGGTGGAAGACGTGCTGGACGATCTGCTCCCCGAGGCCTTCGCGGTGGTCAAATCCACCTGTGAGCGCATGCGCGGCCAGACGTGGCAGGCCGGCGGCTCGACGGTCGTGTGGGATATCGTGCCCTACGACGTCCAGCTCATCGGCGGCATCATCCTGCACCAGGGGCGCGTCGCCGAAATGAAGACGGGCGAGGGCAAGACGCTCGTCGCCGTGGCACCCGTTTACCTCAACGCCCTCGCCGGCCGCGGCGTGCATCTGGTCACCGTCAACCCCTACCTCGCCCAGCGCGACGAGGAGTGGATGGGACCGATCTTCCATTTCCTCGGGCTCACTACCGACGTCATCGACCGCCACGAGCCGCACACGGACGCCCGCCGCAAGGCCTACCTGGCCGACATCACGTACGGCACGAACAACGAATACGGCTTCGACTACCTCCGCGACCACTCGTTCGTCACCGACGCAGATAGCCTGGTGCAGCGGGAGCACTTCTTCGCGATCGTCGACGAAGTCGACTCCGTGCTCATCGACGAAGCGCGGACGCCGCTCATCATTTCCGGGCCCGTCCCGCAATCCAACGATACGCGCTTCGACGAGCTGAAGCCGTCCGTCGACCAGCTCGTGCGCGCCCAGCAGAAAGTCGTCGCCGGCTTCGTGGCCGACGCCGAGCGTCTCCTGGCGGAGCGCGACAAGGCGCACGCCGCGGGCGACAACAAAAAGGCGAATGAGGCGGAGACGGAGGCCGGCCTCGCGCTGCTGCGCGCCTCGCGCGGCTTCCGCAAGAACAACCGGCTCGTCAAACTGCTCAACGAACCGGGCGTCGAACAGCTGCGGCAGAAGACCGAGTTTTTCTATCTGCAGGAAAACGCGAAGAACATGCCGTTCGTCGACGAAGAGCTGTATTACGCGCTCGACGAAAAGCAGCATGCCATCGAGATGACGGAGAAGGGCCGGCAGTATATCGCCAAGGCCGCCAACCAGGACATCAACCTCTTTGTGTTGCCCGACATCGGCGAGGAAATCGCGCTGATGGAAAAGGCAAACGCCGAGCAGGTACGCGCCCTCGAGGAAGAGATCCGCAACCAGGACCAGCTGAGCGAAGAAAAGCGCGAGCACAAGTTGCAGAACGATCTTCGCGTGATCAACAACGAGCTGGTGGAGAAAAAGCGCACGCTCTATACGACATACAGCGAACGCGCCGAGCGGCTGCACGCCATCGAGCAGCTGCTGCGCGCCTACACCCTGTTCGAGAAGGACGTCAACTACATCGTCCAGGAAGACAAGGTGATGATCGTCGACGAGCATACCGGCCGCGTCTTGTCGGGCCGGCGGTATTCCGACGGACTGCACCAGGCCATCGAGGCCAAGGAGAACGTGAAGGTGCAGGCCGCGACCCAGACGTACGCGACCATCACCCTGCAGAACTACTTCCGCATGTACCACAAGCTGTCCGGCATGACCGGCACGGCCATCACGGAGGCGGAAGAGTTCTTCAAGATCTACAAGATCGACGTCGTCGTCATTCCGACGAACAGGCCGGTGATCCGAAAGGATCTGGACGACCTCGTCTTCAAGACGCGGCGCGAGAAGTTCAACGCGGTGATCGAGAAGATCGCCGAGTATCATGAGAAGGGGCAGCCCGTCCTCGTGGGCACGACGACCGTCGAGGTCTCGGAAACGCTGAGCCGCATGCTCAGCCGGAGCAAGATCAAGCACAACGTGCTCAACGCCCGGCGCGACCGCGCCCTGCAGGAGGCCCTCATCGTGGCGGAAGCCGGCGAGCGCGGCGCGGTAACGATCGCGACGAACATGGCCGGCCGCGGTACGGACATCAAGCTCGCCGCCGGCGTGCGCGAGCTCGGCGGCCTCGCCATCATCGGCACCGAGCGCCATGAAAGCCGGCGCATCGACCTCCAGCTGCGCGGCCGCTCGGGCCGGCAGGGCGACCCCGGCGAAAGCCAGTTCTACGTGTCGCTCGAAGACAACCTGATGAGCCTCTTCAAGAGCGACCGCGTGGCCCGCGTGATGGACCGGCTGAACCTCGAGGAAGGCGCCGTCATCACCCATCCGTGGGTGAACAAGAGCATCGAACGGGCCCAGAAGAAGGTCGAGCAAAATAACTTCGGCATCCGGAAGCGCCAGCTCGAATACGACGACGTGCTCAACTCGCAGCGCCAGGTCGTCTATACCCGCCGCATCAACGCCATCCATGGCGACTTCATGCGGGGCGACATCATGGAGATGCTGGACAAGCTCGTCCGCGATATCGTGTCCGCCCGCTACCCGGAAGGCGACCTCGCCGGCCTGCGCGACGAACTCCTCCGCGTGCTCGCGCTGGATTTTGACATCAACCAGGAGACCTTCGCGAAGCTCGGTGAAGACGGCGTCATCGACAAAGTGATGGAGGCGGCCACCGAATATTACAACCGCAAGCGCGAGGTGCTCGCGCGGCCGTTCGCGGAAAGCATGCAGCGGCTGATGGAGAGCGACGCCGAGCAGAAACCGGAGCGGATCTTCGTCGACTTCACCGACGGCCGGCGCGTGGTGCGCGTCACCGTCCGGGTGAGCGACGCCGTCGAGTCGCAGGGCCAGGCGATCAACAACGCCCTGGAACGCGTCGCGCTGCTCGTCTTCATCGACGAGCACTGGACCGAACACCTGCGCGGGCTTGACGAAGTGAAGGAAGGCATCGGGCTGCGCGCCTATGGCCAGCGCGACCCGCTGGTAGAATACAAGATCGAGGCGTTCCGGCTTTTCGCCGAGATGATGGACGTGATCAACCAGGAGGTCGTCTCGTTCGTCTTCCGATCGGGTCCGCTCGTGAACAACGCCGCGGCCCCGCGCCGCGCCACCCGCCCGGCGCAGCAGCGCCTCGACCCGCGCCGCGCCCAGTCCAGCCAGCCGAACACGTCGCCGTCCTACGGCATCGGCGGCAACGAAGGCAACACGGCCGCCGAGCGCGATCCGACCGCCGGCCCGCAGAGCGCCACCAGCGGCGACAAGGTCGGCCGCAACGACCCCTGTCCCTGCGGCAGCGGCAAAAAATACAAACACTGCCACGGCAAGTGA
- a CDS encoding sigma-70 family RNA polymerase sigma factor: protein MKEESVDITRLLEQVGGGDASALDAVFGLIYEDLQVRAHQYLRSERSNHTLNTTALVHEAYIKLMGQRAVTWKNRAHFMGVASIVMRRILITHAKKLHAGKRGGGVAPATLLDDMVVREDQSEHLLALDEALDRLSALNERQSKIVEMRYFGGLQHEEIAEVLGISVPTVGRDWRMARAWLNRELAD, encoded by the coding sequence ATGAAAGAAGAATCGGTAGACATTACCCGCCTGCTGGAGCAGGTGGGTGGCGGCGATGCCTCGGCACTCGACGCCGTTTTTGGCCTGATCTACGAAGATTTGCAGGTACGCGCACATCAGTACCTGCGAAGCGAACGATCCAATCACACGCTCAACACGACGGCCCTGGTCCACGAAGCCTACATCAAGCTGATGGGGCAGCGGGCGGTGACCTGGAAAAACAGGGCGCATTTTATGGGCGTCGCCTCGATCGTGATGCGGCGCATCCTCATCACGCACGCCAAAAAGCTGCACGCCGGCAAACGCGGCGGCGGCGTCGCGCCGGCGACCCTGCTCGACGACATGGTGGTCAGGGAAGATCAGTCGGAACACCTCCTCGCCCTCGACGAAGCCCTCGACCGCCTCTCCGCCCTGAACGAGCGGCAGAGCAAGATCGTCGAGATGCGCTATTTCGGGGGCCTGCAACACGAAGAGATCGCGGAAGTGCTCGGCATCTCGGTGCCGACCGTGGGACGCGACTGGCGCATGGCCCGCGCGTGGCTGAACCGCGAACTCGCCGACTGA
- the recN gene encoding DNA repair protein RecN yields the protein MYIRDYALIEELQVEFDSGLNIITGETGAGKSILLGALKMILGERASTEVIRTDAKKAIIEGIFDNTGSPRIRKLLEENAFDPADQIILRREISASQSRAFVNDTPAPLNVVRDIASQLIDLHGQHEHQMLLRTETHIDLLDQFAGLGDLVSRYQRQYGEVAGRHRELESLIAQERDLRQQKELYEFQIGEIDAVAPEEGEEDALEGEERILANAERLYEVTAQLYDLLYEADGAVNDHLVRVRNELQDLTRIDAGLEESAREAESAQIVVAELAHFLQDYNARIEFNPERLEFIRSRLGDLEMLKRRYGGTLEAVIAHRREIGAKYELASNFELAIETLRAKIAEQQTQLSDIARRLSKKRREGAERVEKAILAELARLGMPHSRFEVRFSQTPAADGWVTDEAGQRLQAFPDGMDQVEFFISSNPGEALKPLARVASGGEISRIMLGLKTILAKSERLPILVFDEIDAGISGTIANKVGESMRDLAQYHQIIAITHLAQIAAMGDVHFRVAKHIEDGRTHTTISRLPDTERTRQVASLISGSEITEAALESARELMAAGRRPERV from the coding sequence ATGTACATACGCGACTACGCGTTGATCGAGGAACTCCAGGTCGAGTTCGACAGCGGTTTGAACATCATCACGGGGGAAACCGGTGCGGGCAAGTCGATCCTGCTCGGCGCATTAAAGATGATCCTCGGCGAGCGCGCGTCCACCGAGGTGATTCGGACGGATGCGAAGAAGGCGATCATCGAGGGGATTTTCGACAACACGGGGTCGCCGCGCATTCGCAAGCTGCTGGAAGAGAACGCGTTCGACCCCGCGGACCAGATCATCCTGCGACGTGAGATCTCCGCCTCGCAGAGCCGGGCCTTCGTCAACGACACGCCGGCGCCGCTCAACGTCGTCCGCGACATCGCCAGCCAGCTCATCGACCTCCACGGGCAGCACGAGCACCAGATGCTCCTGCGGACGGAGACGCACATCGACCTGCTCGACCAGTTCGCCGGCCTGGGCGACCTCGTATCCCGCTACCAGCGCCAGTACGGGGAGGTGGCCGGGCGCCACCGCGAGCTGGAGTCCCTCATCGCCCAGGAGCGCGACCTCCGGCAGCAGAAGGAACTCTACGAATTCCAGATTGGCGAAATCGACGCCGTGGCGCCCGAGGAAGGCGAAGAGGACGCGCTCGAAGGCGAAGAGCGCATCCTGGCCAACGCCGAGCGGCTCTACGAAGTGACCGCCCAGCTCTACGACCTCCTCTACGAAGCCGACGGCGCGGTAAACGACCATCTCGTGCGCGTGCGGAACGAGTTGCAGGACCTGACGCGCATCGACGCCGGCCTGGAAGAATCCGCCCGCGAAGCCGAAAGCGCCCAGATCGTCGTCGCCGAGCTGGCGCATTTTCTACAGGATTACAACGCGCGGATCGAGTTCAACCCCGAGCGCCTCGAGTTCATCCGTTCCCGGCTGGGCGACCTGGAGATGCTCAAGCGCCGGTACGGCGGCACGCTCGAGGCCGTCATCGCGCATCGCCGCGAGATCGGCGCCAAATACGAACTGGCGAGCAACTTCGAGCTGGCCATCGAGACGCTGCGTGCGAAGATCGCGGAGCAGCAGACGCAGCTTTCGGACATCGCGCGCCGGCTATCCAAAAAACGTCGCGAGGGCGCCGAGCGGGTCGAGAAGGCGATCCTGGCGGAACTGGCCCGGCTGGGGATGCCGCACAGCCGGTTCGAGGTGCGCTTCAGCCAGACGCCGGCGGCCGACGGATGGGTGACGGACGAGGCCGGCCAGCGCCTCCAGGCCTTTCCGGACGGCATGGACCAGGTCGAGTTCTTTATCTCCTCCAACCCGGGAGAAGCGCTCAAACCCCTCGCCCGCGTCGCCTCCGGCGGCGAGATCAGCCGCATCATGCTGGGGCTGAAAACCATCCTGGCCAAAAGCGAGCGACTGCCCATCCTCGTGTTCGACGAGATCGATGCCGGCATCTCCGGCACGATCGCCAACAAGGTGGGCGAAAGCATGCGCGACCTGGCGCAGTACCACCAGATCATCGCCATCACCCACCTGGCCCAGATCGCGGCGATGGGCGACGTGCACTTCCGCGTCGCCAAGCACATCGAGGACGGACGGACCCATACAACCATCTCGCGCCTGCCGGACACCGAACGCACCCGGCAGGTGGCCTCCCTTATCAGCGGCTCCGAAATTACCGAGGCCGCGCTCGAGTCCGCCCGCGAACTGATGGCCGCCGGCCGGCGCCCCGAACGCGTATAA